The Streptomyces sp. Alt3 genome has a segment encoding these proteins:
- a CDS encoding GNAT family N-acetyltransferase: MRSTPGRAPRKPYTYDHPPLPGESAVHFTDTSEAVRAWVHGWALSRGAGEPSPTPWGFTVVTGPPGNSTNHVLPTADETTVRELTRSPARPGVWLKAFVPADSLASWIAPGWSIPGAPGFLMSTSLGSDPAGVPSAAPDGYRLRSWTDAGVVHARVHAPDGTTAARGQTAVDGTTAVVDKVETHTAHRRRGLGRVIMATLTATAAEQGATVGLLASSAEGRALYEATGWLVAAPLANARRGPDPAGRHAVRAATAPAVHRQRDPRGVGTNGPAPVPRA, translated from the coding sequence GTGCGCAGCACTCCAGGGCGCGCGCCGCGAAAGCCGTACACCTACGACCACCCACCCCTGCCCGGAGAGAGCGCAGTGCACTTCACCGACACCTCCGAGGCCGTGCGGGCATGGGTCCACGGCTGGGCCCTCTCGCGCGGGGCCGGCGAACCGAGCCCCACACCGTGGGGCTTCACCGTGGTCACCGGACCCCCCGGGAACTCCACGAACCATGTCCTGCCGACCGCCGACGAGACGACCGTGCGGGAGCTGACCAGGAGCCCCGCCCGCCCGGGAGTCTGGCTGAAGGCGTTCGTTCCGGCCGATTCGCTCGCGTCCTGGATCGCACCGGGGTGGTCGATCCCCGGCGCGCCCGGCTTCCTGATGTCGACCTCGCTGGGCTCCGATCCCGCAGGCGTCCCGAGCGCGGCGCCCGACGGCTACCGGCTCCGCAGCTGGACCGACGCCGGGGTCGTCCACGCCAGGGTGCACGCACCGGACGGCACCACCGCCGCGCGCGGCCAGACCGCCGTCGACGGCACCACGGCGGTCGTCGACAAGGTCGAGACCCACACCGCGCACCGGCGCCGCGGGCTCGGCCGGGTGATCATGGCCACTCTCACGGCCACGGCCGCCGAACAGGGCGCCACGGTGGGCCTGCTGGCGTCGTCGGCCGAGGGCCGCGCCCTCTACGAGGCGACGGGGTGGCTGGTGGCGGCACCCCTGGCCAACGCCCGGCGGGGGCCGGACCCGGCCGGCCGACACGCCGTCAGGGCTGCCACCGCACCGGCGGTCCACCGGCAGCGGGATCCACGGGGCGTGGGCACGAACGGGCCCGCACCCGTGCCGCGCGCATGA
- a CDS encoding DUF4236 domain-containing protein, with product MPLTFRKSFQILPGVRLNINRRSWSVTTGGRHGPKRTHSSTGRRTTSMDLPGPFGWRRTTRRSRRG from the coding sequence ATGCCGCTCACATTCCGCAAGAGCTTCCAGATCCTTCCGGGCGTCCGGCTGAACATCAACCGCCGCTCGTGGTCCGTGACGACGGGCGGACGACACGGCCCGAAGCGCACGCACAGCAGCACCGGCCGCCGCACCACCTCGATGGACCTGCCCGGCCCCTTCGGCTGGCGCAGGACGACCAGGCGCAGCCGCCGCGGCTGA
- a CDS encoding helix-turn-helix domain-containing protein produces MEDDYLARIGKLIRDARQHRGWTQSQLAEALATSQSAVNRIERGNQNISLEMIARIGEALDSEIVSLGYAGPMHLRVVGGRRLSGSIDVKTSKNACVALLCGSLLNKGRTVLRRVARIEEVFRLLEVLNSIGVRTRWINDGVDLEILPPAELDLEAIDADAARRTRSIIMFLGPLLHRTDRFTLPYAGGCDLGTRTIEPHMIALRRFGLEIAATDGLYHAQVDHEVRPDRPIVLTERGDTVTENALLAAARHDGTTVIRNASSNYMVQDLCFFLEALGVRVEGVGTTTLTVHGVPEIDADVDYSPSEDPVEAMSLLAAAVVTESELTIRRVPIEFLEIELAVLEEMGVDCDRTAEYAADNGRTRLVDLTVRPSKLEAPIDKIHPMPFPGLNIDNVPFFAAIAASAHGQTLIHDWVYDNRAIYLTDLNRLGGRLQLLDPHRVLVEGPTRWRAAEMMCPPALRPAVVVLLAMMAAEGTSVLRNVYVINRGYEELAERLNSVGAQIEIFRDI; encoded by the coding sequence ATGGAAGATGACTACCTCGCACGTATCGGCAAGCTCATCCGTGACGCCCGTCAGCATCGTGGCTGGACACAGAGTCAGCTCGCCGAGGCGCTCGCCACGAGCCAGAGCGCTGTCAACCGCATCGAGCGCGGCAACCAGAACATCAGCCTTGAGATGATCGCCCGCATCGGCGAAGCCCTCGACAGCGAGATCGTGTCGCTCGGCTACGCCGGACCCATGCATCTGCGTGTGGTCGGCGGCCGCCGGCTCTCCGGCTCCATCGACGTCAAGACGAGCAAGAACGCGTGCGTCGCCCTGCTCTGCGGATCCCTGCTCAACAAGGGCCGCACCGTCCTGCGCCGGGTGGCGCGCATCGAGGAGGTCTTCCGGCTGCTGGAGGTCCTCAACTCCATCGGCGTACGCACCCGTTGGATCAACGACGGCGTGGACCTCGAGATCCTGCCGCCGGCCGAGCTCGATCTGGAGGCCATCGACGCGGACGCCGCGCGCCGGACCCGCTCGATCATCATGTTCCTCGGCCCGCTGCTGCACCGCACGGACCGCTTCACCCTGCCGTACGCCGGAGGCTGTGACCTCGGCACGCGCACGATCGAGCCGCACATGATCGCGCTGCGCCGCTTCGGCCTGGAGATCGCCGCGACCGACGGGCTCTACCACGCACAGGTCGACCACGAGGTCCGGCCGGACCGCCCCATCGTCCTGACCGAGCGCGGCGACACGGTGACCGAGAACGCCCTGCTGGCCGCCGCCCGGCACGACGGCACGACGGTCATCCGCAACGCCTCCTCCAACTACATGGTCCAGGACCTGTGCTTCTTCCTGGAAGCGCTCGGCGTGCGGGTCGAGGGCGTCGGGACGACGACCCTCACCGTGCACGGTGTGCCGGAGATCGACGCGGACGTCGACTACTCCCCCTCCGAGGACCCGGTCGAGGCGATGAGCCTGCTCGCCGCCGCCGTGGTGACGGAGTCCGAGCTGACGATCCGCCGGGTCCCGATCGAGTTCCTGGAGATCGAGCTCGCGGTCCTGGAGGAGATGGGCGTCGACTGCGACCGCACGGCGGAGTACGCCGCCGACAACGGCCGCACCCGGCTGGTCGACCTGACGGTCAGGCCCTCCAAGCTGGAGGCCCCCATCGACAAGATCCACCCGATGCCGTTCCCCGGCCTGAACATCGACAACGTGCCGTTCTTCGCGGCCATCGCGGCCTCCGCCCACGGCCAGACCCTGATCCACGACTGGGTCTACGACAACCGCGCGATCTACCTCACCGACCTCAACCGCCTCGGCGGCAGGCTCCAACTGCTGGACCCGCACCGCGTCCTGGTCGAGGGCCCGACCCGCTGGCGCGCCGCCGAGATGATGTGCCCGCCGGCCCTGCGGCCCGCGGTGGTGGTCCTGCTGGCGATGATGGCGGCCGAGGGGACCTCGGTCCTGCGCAACGTGTACGTCATCAACCGGGGCTACGAGGAGCTGGCGGAGCGGCTGAACTCGGTGGGGGCCCAGATCGAGATCTTCCGGGACATCTGA